One Amphiprion ocellaris isolate individual 3 ecotype Okinawa chromosome 5, ASM2253959v1, whole genome shotgun sequence genomic region harbors:
- the LOC129348934 gene encoding retrovirus-related Pol polyprotein from transposon 412 yields the protein MGGVSVPCLVDTGSMVSTVTESFFRQHFEPWGQEKLQSCHWLQLRAANGLAIPYIGYLELEIGLCGKLMPQCGVLVVKDPPGGVSAQVPGVLGMNVIRKCYHELFGKHGLALFDLPSVCEAPGTVVEALQTCHQASVQAPQYNFGKVKVRGRKAWRIPGGVMQIIAATCSEQHSGNTVLFEPLDSGLPAGLLASPALVPVTRGTAYIPIVNVGSTDVLLYPRTVVGSLDEVNVVSLPAGVTEVPFGLATVASQSVYTSVPEQIATMDLSSLPAGEQDQVRALLTKYASVFAAHEGDLGCTNPIAHDIPLLDDTPVRQRYRRISPSDYELAKEHIHQLLDAQVIRESSSPYVSPIVLVKKKDGSLRMCVDYRQLNSKTRKDAFPLPHIEESLDALTGARWFSTMDLASGYNQVPVVEADRPKTAFCTPFGLFEWNRMPFGLCNAPSTFQRLMQRVFGDQQCQSLLLYLDDIVVFSSTVAQHLDRLEVVLRRLQQEGLKAKLTKCAFFQREVHYLGHVISDQGVATDPSKVEVVANWQPPTTISELRSFLSFASYYRRFVEGFAKLAAPLHRLVAELGGSKSGKRLKHVLAEKWSDECQQSFEALKTKLTTAPVLAYADFSLPFILEVDASHGGLGAVLSQEQGGKVRPIAYASRGLQPTERNMDNYSSMKLEFLALKWAMADKFREYLLGHKCVVYTDNNPLSHLSSAKLGAMEQRWAAQLALFDFDIRYRSGRVNRNADALSRQHPSDAPDMKAMLPGTSLPEPLQQALRLEEADATQAAIAALPHYAPSNLCQLQQADPVIQEVSVFWTQKRRPSHTERQQLSPRALALLRQWDRLVEKSGILYRQVYRPDGAAAILQLLLPAALKEEVLTEVHQRHGHQGVERTLELLRQRCYWPGMSSDVAQWCQSCESSQVAKNTQPAARSFMGHLLASRPNEILAMDFTVLEPTRTGIENILVMTDVFSKYTLAIPTRDQRAPTVAQVLVTEWFCKFGVPARIHSDQGRNFESSLIQQLCSLYGIEKSRTTPYHPAGNGQCERFNRTLHNLLRTLPVSQKWDWHSCLPQLLFSYNTTPHQSTGESPFFLMFGQEPHLPVDFLLCRVQDPVGGDVTEWIQEHQTRLQIAFESAQERLRVAAECRRNNHDQHVQAAPLQEGQWVLLRDFSVKGRNKIQDLWGSVVYTVLKAPKDRGSVYTIAPTGDQSKVKHVHRTLLKAVAGAGASDCAAAPLSPCPDQEEVEDELVHDGDLLVVRHDIPHAAPGSFSDSVLCNSRLASCPSSRTISRSP from the exons ATGGGTGGAGTTAGCGTTCCTTGCTTGGTGGATACTGGTTCCATGGTGTCCACCGTAACGGAGAGCTTTTTCCGCCAACATTTTGAGCCTTGGGGTCAAGAAAAGCTTCAGTCTTGTCACTGGCTTCAGCTCAGGGCAGCTAACGGGTTGGCCATTCCTTACATCGGCTATTTGGAGCTTGAAATTGGGCTGTGTGGGAAGTTAATGCCACAATGTGGTGTTTTGGTGGTCAAGGATCCTCCTGGTGGTGTGTCTGCTCAGGTCCCTGGTGTGCTAGGTATGAATGTCATACGTAAATGTTATCATGAGCTTTTTGGGAAGCATGGCCTGGCTTTGTTTGACTTGCCATCAGTATGTGAGGCTCCTGGAACAGTTGTGGAGGCCCTGCAAACGTGCCACCAAGCCAGCGTGCAGGCCCCTCAGTATAACTTTGGTAAGGTTAAGGTGCGGGGCAGGAAGGCTTGGCGGATCCCTGGTGGCGTGATGCAAATCATTGCGGCCACCTGCTCAGAGCAACACTCAGGCAATACTGTATTGTTTGAGCCCTTGGACTCTGGCCTACCTGCTGGACTACTTGCCTCTCCTGCCTTGGTTCCAGTGACAAGGGGCACTGCCTACATTCCCATTGTGAATGTAGGATCTACTGATGTGTTGCTTTATCCTCGTACAGTTGTGGGCAGTTTGGACGAGGTAAATGTTGTGAGCCTTCCTGCTGGGGTCACTGAGGTGCCGTTTGGTCTGGCCACAGTGGCGTCCCAATCCGTTTATACTTCCGTGCCGGAGCAAATAGCGACCATGGATCTGTCTTCCTTGCCTGCTGGAGAGCAGGATCAGGTACGGGCCCTTCTAACAAAGTATGCTTCTGTCTTTGCAGCTCATGAGGGGGACCTTGGTTGTACCAACCCGATCGCCCATGATATTCCCCTCTTGGATGACACTCCTGTTCGGCAGCGCTACCGACGCATTTCTCCATCTGACTATGAGCTTGCGAAAGAGCATATCCACCAGTTGCTTGATGCACAAGTGATTAGAGAGAGTAGCAGTCCTTACGTGTCTCCTATTGTGCTGGTTAAAAAGAAAGATGGTAGTCTCCGCATGTGTGTTGACTACCGGCAACTAAACAGCAAAACTAGGAAAGACGCGTTTCCTCTTCCTCACATTGAGGAGTCCCTTGATGCCTTAACAGGTGCTCGCTGGTTCTCCACTATGGATCTTGCCAGCGGTTACAATCAGGTTCCAGTCGTAGAGGCAGATCGACCTAAAACGGCCTTCTGCACTCCGTTTGGCCTCTTCGAATGGAATCGTATGCCTTTTGGCCTTTGCAATGCCCCAAGCACCTTCCAGCGGTTGATGCAACGGGTTTTCGGTGATCAGCAATGCCAGTCATTGCTGTTGTACCTTGATGACATTGTGGTTTTCTCTTCCACCGTTGCTCAGCACCTGGACAGATTGGAGGTGGTGCTCAGGCGGCTACAACAAGAAGGCCTCAAAGCTAAACTCACAAAGTGTGCCTTTTTCCAGCGGGAGGTGCATTATTTGGGCCATGTGATCTCTGACCAAGGTGTTGCTACAGACCCTAGTAAGGTGGAGGTGGTGGCAAACTGGCAGCCTCCAACTACCATTTCTGAACTGCGGTCATTTCTCAGCTTTGCGAGTTACTACCGCAGGTTTGTGGAAGGTTTTGCTAAGTTGGCTGCCCCTCTACACAGGCTGGTGGCAGAGTTGGGTGGCTCCAAGTCTGGGAAGAGATTAAAGCATGTACTTGCTGAGAAGTGGTCCGATGAATGTCAGCAGAGCTTTGAGGCACTGAAGACCAAACTCACCACCGCACCTGTGCTGGCTTATGCCGACTTCTCCCTCCCTTTCATTCTTGAGGTTGACGCAAGTCATGGTGGCCTGGGAGCAGTGCTGTCACAGGAGCAGGGTGGCAAGGTGAGGCCTATTGCTTATGCAAGCAGAGGTCTGCAGCCCACTGAGCGCAATATGGACAACTACAGCTCCATGAAGTTGGAGTTTTTGGCACTCAAGTGGGCCATGGCTGACAAATTCAGGGAGTATCTGCTTGGTCATAAGTGTGTTGTCTATACGGACAACAATCCACTTAGCCACTTGTCATCTGCTAAGCTTGGTGCCATGGAACAACGCTGGGCAGCCCAGCTTGCACTTTTCGATTTTGATATTCGATATCGCTCAGGGAGGGTTAACAGGAACGCTGATGCGTTGTCCCGCCAGCATCCTTCTGATGCACCAGACATGAAAGCTATGCTCCCTGGCACATCACTTCCTGAACCCTTGCAGCAAGCCCTGCGGTTGGAGGAGGCTGATGCGACTCAAGCTGCAATCGCAGCTTTGCCTCATTATGCCCCTTCTAACCTCTGTCAACTTCAGCAGGCTGATCCTGTTATACAGGAAGTGTCGGTGTTCTGGACACAGAAGCGGCGTCCGAGCCACACAGAGCGCCAACAGCTTTCTCCGCGTGCCTTGGCTCTCCTCCGCCAATGGGACCGCTTGGTGGAGAAGAGTGGAATCTTGTATCGGCAGGTCTATCGTCCTGATGGTGCTGCAGCAATTTTGCAGTTGCTCTTGCCAGCTGCGTTAAAAGAGGAGGTGCTAACTGAAGTTCACCAGAGGCATGGCCACCAAGGTGTTGAGAGGACCTTGGAGCTGCTACGGCAGCGGTGTTATTGGCCAGGCATGTCCTCTGATGTGGCACAGTGGTGCCAGTCTTGTGAGAGTAGCCAGGTTGCCAAAAacacacagccagctgctcGCAGCTTCATGGGGCATTTGCTGGCCTCTCGGCCAAATGAAATCCTCGCCATGGACTTCACTGTGTTAGAACCCACTCGTACAGGGATTGAGAACATCCTCGTCATGACGGATGTTTTCAGTAAGTATACACTGGCCATTCCCACCCGCGACCAACGAGCCCCCACTGTGGCTCAGGTCTTGGTTACAGAATGGTTTTGTAAGTTTGGTGTCCCGGCCCGCATACATTCTGACCAGGGCCGCAATTTTGAAAGCAGTCTGATTCAGCAGCTGTGTAGCCTTTATGGCATTGAAAAATCTCGCACCACCCCGTACCATCCGGCTGGCAATGGGCAGTGTGAACGGTTTAATCGAACCCTCCATAACCTGCTGCGTACCCTGCCTGTCTCTCAAAAGTGGGACTGGCACTCCTGTCTGCCCCAACTCCTGTTCTCTTACAATACTACACCCCATCAGTCAACTGGTGAATCGccattctttttaatgtttggcCAGGAGCCCCATCTCCCAGTTGACTTTCTGTTGTGTCGTGTTCAGGATCCTGTTGGTGGTGATGTGACAGAGTGGATTCAGGAGCACCAGACTCGCTTACAGATTGCCTTTGAGAGCGCCCAAGAGAGGCTGAGGGTTGCAGCAGAATGCCGAAGAAACAATCATGATCAGCATGTTCAAGCTGCTCCACTGCAGGAGGGCCAGTGGGTGTTGTTGCGGGACTTCAGTGTGAAGGGGCGTAACAAGATTCAGGACCTGTGGGGCTCCGTAGTGTATACGGTCTTAAAAGCACCAAAAGATAGGGGCTCTGTGTACACCATTGCCCCTACAGGCGACCAGTCCAAGGTCAAACATGTCCATCGTACACTCTTGAAGGCAGTGGCTGGTGCGGGTGCTTCCGattgtgctgctgctcctctttcACCCTGTCCTGACCAAGAAGAGGTGGAGGATGAACTCGTACACGATGGGGACTTGCTGGTTGTGAGGCATGACATCCCTCATGCAGCTCCTG GGTCCTTTAGTGACTCCGTCCTCTGCAACAGCAGACTTGCCTCCTGCCCCAGCAGTAGGACCATCAGCCGCTCGCCCTGA